The following DNA comes from Anopheles arabiensis isolate DONGOLA chromosome 3, AaraD3, whole genome shotgun sequence.
AAAACACTGAATAAATCGCGTTACCGCTGTTTGGTTCCGCCGCGCCGGCTTCGTATGTCGTCTGTATTGTTGTGTGGGAAAAATATAGTTTACGTTCAATTACAATCTAAACAAATGCCCCCATCCCTTCCCCTTCGCCGGATCATGCGGCCACTACGCTCGGGAATGCGTTCTGCTTGGAGATGACGAGCTTGTTGTGCTGGTAGCTGATGTACCCCTTGATGCGCCCCTCGTAGATCAAGTTAGCCACGATACAGTGTGTCTCGTCCATCGACACGTCCTCGGCGCCGGAAAACTGGAGCGCCGTCTGGAACGCGTTCATATCGATCTGATGCGTCTGCAGTATCTGGTGCACCTTCTTGAACAGATTCCGGTACGTCAGGATCTTCATCTTCTCCACGATCAGGTACACGCCCGCGTTGATGAAAAACATCTCATGGCGCCGGATCGCTTCGTCGAACCGGCGCACGTTGCCTTCCTTCACGGCCGAGGCGAGATCGTGAAACTGCAGCACATTGTACCGCTCCAGCACCTCCTTGCGCGGCATGTACCCGAGCAGCATCTTGACCGGCGTCAGGTAGATCAGTATCAGCCGCTTGTTTTTCGTGAACCGCCGCGGGCAGTTGTCGAACGCGAAGCTCAGGTACTCTTCCGCATTCTTAAAGTCCGAATCGTACATCGCCTTCCGGCCGGCAAAGTACTTGTACGTGATGCGCTGCGCAAGGGTGAAGCTGTCCTTAAAGTTGGAGCTGTCGATCGCGCGGATCAGCGGTTTGCACAGGTGCAGCTTGTTGATGCGAAAGTACACCTTCAGCAGCTGGTTGACCAGGTTCAGCATGCCGAGCCGTTTGGTGTCCTCGTCCGAGGAGCGCGTATCGCCGGCACAGACGCGAAAGCAGGACATCAAGCTTTCCGCCGCCTTTTCCAGAATTTCGCCACACTTGGAACTCTTCGTTTGCTGCTCACACTTGGCTGCCAGCAGGCGCAGATCGATCGAGACGACGTACATGATGGGCAGGATCCAGTTTTCTTCCTTcatctgctgcagcagcttcaCCACGGCCTGTATGCAGCCGGTTTGAAAGCGGTAAGCTTCCGCGTAGTTGGGCGGATCGGAACGCATCAGATGGTACACCACCTTGAGATGGGCGGACACGATTTCGTCCAGCGGCGAGGGCAACTGTCGGCTGACGGCGGCGTCCGGGTTTTCCTTGTACAGGTTGGGATCGTTGACGTGAAAATCCTGAAGCGACAGGAACCGCGCTACCGCCTGCCCTTCGTACGCGTTCCACACGCGCATGATCTTGTTTAAATAGTCGTGCAGATacatttttgtggtttttgtgaGTGTTGGATGGATTGTGGAGATGCTTCTTCCACTGATTGCACTGAATGTTTTACGAATCACGGAGGAAAATGAACCGCAGCGCGCTGTGTTTGTAAAAATGCGGCACaatcaaacataaacaaaccgtttgacagctcaagCATTGGGTGTTTATGTAAGTTGGGTAGGTACAAAATGAACAAACGTGTATTTTTATGTTATCACTACCTAAACTTGCAAtcttttcggttgaatttgaTAGAATTATTTTCGAACaacttaattaattaaaactcaGCGTGGAATTGGGTTTTTACCGATATTTTTAACCCACCTTGCAAAAAACGTGCCATTTGACAGCTACCGTCGCAAAAAGAAGCGCGCacgaaaaaaggtaaacaaacgatgCTGTCAAAAGTGGCATCGCTGCGGAGAAAGGCAAACGCTTGTTGTGCAAACAGATTcggctgattttttttttgctgctcgcaaCTCTTtcttaaattaataattatgcAGCTCAATGCAGTGGCAAGACTGTTCTACAGTCCGCGGCTGTTGCTTTCCACAAGGTAGGTTACCATTTTCGCGTTCCTGCTCTGTTTTTTCCCACCGCTTCAATTGGCTAGGTTATGTACACACCGTACGCCCTGGGAGGTAGCTTTGATTTTAATACAAACACGCGACTGTGCTTTCAGACAACCGGGGTCACTGTCCTCCGTGCCATCCTGTGGGCTGCACGCAACGGCCACCCTGAACGATGCCGGCACTGCCACCAAATCGGTCCCGGAAAAACCAAAACGCCCGATGAACACTTACATAAGGTTCGCGCAAAGCATCCGGTCCTCGCTGGCCAGCGCCAACCCACAGGCTTCCCCCACGGACATTTCCAAGCTAGCCGCCGTCAAGTGGCAGTCGCTCGACCAAGCCACCAAAGCGAAGCTGGAGGAAGAGTACAAGCGCGAGCAGGCGGTGTGGTTGCAGAAGAACGCCAAATATCTCAGCCAGCTGACCGATGCGCAGAAGGCGGAAATAAAGCTCGAGCGGCAGCAGCGCAACGAGGGCAAGGTGAAGCGCGAACAGAAGCGCATGCTGAAGGAGCTCGGCCGCCCCAAGCGCCCGATGAATGCGTACCTGCGGTTCTGCGCCCAAAACAAACCGGCGCCCGGCCTGTCGAAGGAGGACAACAAGATGCAGATGAAAAACCTGGGCATGCAGTGGAAACGGCTACCGGAGGGGGAGCGGGAGCGCTACACTAAAGAGGCGGAAGCGGAAATGAAGCGCtaccaggaggagatgaaggtGTGGGAAGATAAAATGCTTGCCGCGGAAAATGTGATCGCGGTGCGGAAGAAGAACGTACTTCTGCCACCGTCGCCGGCGTCCGTAAAGGCGAAGAAGGGTGGCATTCCGGTGGTGGACAGTGCACCGGTAGCAAAGCCGAAGAAACCAACCAGTGCTGCCCGTCCATAGGAACTCGGGTGTCCCGCTTTGTCTGGGGAAAGCAACGCGCAAAGCGTCCACCCAGCACGCACCGTTGTAGAAGGTGAACCAAAGCGAAACGTTACAGCGCCAGACCAAAACCACCTCCAGGCGGGTAGGGACACGAGTGAAGGATTGAAGCCGCCACCGGTGGCACCCAGCACAGCATCCACGCGagaaccacagcagcagcaggagaagcagcagcaagaagagCACCAGCAGAAGGGTATAGTGAACAAGTTGAAATCGATCTTTAAATTCTGACACTGGTTGCGCTGCATGGAGGACAGGGCATTGCTGTTGGCCGTCTCATACTGGCTGCTCGTGTATCCATGTTAACTCCATGCCCCCCATGCTTGCCCGCTGCCCTTGTTGTGAGcatttgtattttgttgtgtgattttttcttctacattTTCGTTTTGAATTGCCATTTAATAACAGATCATTGCATTTGAATGGGAAAAGGAACAAGCATTATAACGACATAAAGTAGACGCCATAAAGCTAACTATTAGTAGTAACTGAAGGAagtggccgtgtgtgtgtgtgtcttattCATATGCTTGAAAGAACATTCCattgatttttaataatattcgTCATCGAAATTGTGCTCATACCGGGAGGAGTGTATTGCAATTAACGCCATTTAGCATGATTCATGCAGCAAACCCCCAAGATTACGAAGAGAACTAactgttgtgggcagccgtgcgtgccgacccctggacttgccgtggcagttgcgctgccaccggtcaacgtccagggggacaacagtgtgtacacgcacactgtcgcacacactaagcgtgcaaggcttagtgtgtgccgagcgcctaggcagagtgtgcacgaaggccgatcgagcaggagctctcggcaggggcgctcggtgcggctggtgcgcggcccATACAGTATACGTTTAAAGTGTTTGTTcattatgtattttatttatatcgtATGTTTAATAAGTgtttaaataaagcaaaagtgtttaaacataacagtggcgacgaggatgggaTCCTCCTGCGTAAGGGGGATCCCAGTACGAACCCGCGGACGCCATCGCGATTGTGCATGTCTTTCGCTGCATCATCgcagcagccatcgcgatGGCAAAGGTCCGGGAAGGATTGGGCCGCCGCCCCCGCCAAGACCGAGGCCCCGGATGCCGTCCCATCAAGGGGACAGCATGGGCAGCGCTGCACACTCTCGGCGACGTGTGAAGGTCGCCAGGCTGCAGTCCAAGCAACGCCGGCAGCGTCATCGGCGAGGAAGCTTTCCGCCTTGCTGCTGGGCTATAGGCGAGAGCGTCATCCGCCAGGCTGCAGCCCCAACTTCAGCGGGCGAGGGTCAATGCCGCCCAGCAGTTACAACAGCAGTCGTGCCACTGTGTCCTAAGAGGGCGAGGGATCTATGCCGCCCTGGATGCAGTGTGGAAAAGGGACGAGGACCCATGCCGTCCCGGATGCTGCCCTGTACTATGGGGGCGAGGGTGTCATGCCGCCCCGGGGGCAGCCACAGTGTCCAAAGAGGGCGAAGGTGTCATGCCGCCCTGGATACAGCACTacgagcaacagcaacgcGCAAAGGAAGGGCGAAGGGTCATGCCGCCCTGGCTGCATCGTGACCAAGAGGGCAAGGGTGTCATACCGCCCTGgaacagcatcatcagcatcagcccCAGCTTCAGCGGGCAGCAGGAACGTGTAAAGGAAGGGCGAGGGTCTATGCCGCctagcatcagcatcagcagcagagcgcagcagcaacaacagcaggaaCATGTGAAGGAAGGGCGAGGGTCCATGCCGcccagcatcaacaacagcagcaacagtgtcCAAAGAGGGCGAGGCCGCCCTGGATGCAACAAAGCATCCGCCGCCGCAGCAGGGTTGTCGTCGTCGGCTCGGCTCAAGCACGACAAAGGGCGATAGCAGGGTGGAAAAAGGCGACGAAGGCGTACGCAGCATCGCCACCGCGGCAAGTGATCGTCACCGTCGTGGAACAAACGCGAGAAAAGGGTGAGAGCGAAGCCGATAAGGGTTTCGGTATCCGTGGTATTCCGAAAGCGCTCGCGCCACAGCATCCCCAGTATTCATCAGCATCGGCCGGAGGGTGTCACCACACCGGTATTCCCTCAGTGGAATATTCCGTGTCGGTTCGACCCCTCCGGATAAAtaaagggggagatgttgtgggcagccgtgcgtgccgacccctggacttgccgtggcagttgcgctgccaccggtcaacgtccagggggacaacagtgtgtacacgcacactgtcgcacacactaagcgtgcaaggcttagtgtgtgccgagcgcctaggcagagtgtgcacgaaggccgatcgagcaggagctctcggcaggggcgctcggtgcggctggtgcgcggcccATACAGTATACGTTTAAAGTGTTTGTTcattatgtattttatttatatcgtATGTTTAATAAGTgtttaaataaagcaaaagtgtTTAAACATAACACTAACCAACGACCATTTTAATGTATTGCGTGTTGGAATGGACTGTAGGTACGCAAGCAAATGGCTGTCTTTTATTACATATGCTCCCTCTTTTCTTTACATGTACCCATGCGACACAGCTTTCGCACTGTTCGTCACTGGTTTGCTAATGCCAGACTGGGAGCAATTTTTTGACGAATTAAAATggtaaataaaacacaaaatttatAGTTTAGCGATAGCGACACGCATGCACCACACAATGGCAGAGTTTACATTATTAGTTGCACAAACTGAAAGATGACAGACAATTACTTCCCTTTCCCAACAAGCCTGGTCGGCGCTTACGAAAGTGGTCCAtatagacaaaacaaaaagaaagaatacaactaaacaaaacaacagatcCTACCGCATCGGGCCACCCTCCCTACGAGACCGTTTCGAGCTGATCGTACCCGAGCACGTACCGCAGCTCGATGCCCAACCACAGCCGGCTCCACAGCAGGTGCGTGAGCACGAAGAAGAACATAAAGAAGGCAACGTCCTTCATCACCTTGTTGACAGTGTTCATCAGCTTCATCACCGTTTGGGACGTTTTCATCGGTATGCCGCCGAGCATGAAGACGATACCGAGCAGCTGCTGCCCGCCGGCCGGCTCGACCGACCCAATCATTAGCAGCTCAATCAACTCCCAGGCCAGCAGCGGCAGGAACACGTTGCCCCCGATGTACGCCTCATTGCCGGTGGCAAACAGCAGGTAGGCCACGATCGACGCGACAACGAGATGAACTTTGGTACGCAGCGCTCGCGCAAACCGACTGTTGCTGGGCGATGAGGCGGAAGGCTGCTGCTGGCTTCCGGCGGCTCGACGCTGCGTGCTGGCTGCCCCATCGAACAGTCTCCCGTTGGCCGGTTGTGCTTGGTTGAGTGTGTTGAGCAGATGAAAGATGTCACCGTTGGGGACGGAGCTGCCCGCTCCACCGCCACCAGTTAGGGCGTTCAGAAAGGAGTCATCGTTCAGGCCGGAGTTTGCCAGCAGCGCCTCGACTTGAGGGCTGATGTACTCCAGGCGTTCGTCCTGCGGGTCGGGATACACGCCGTACAAAGATTCCGAGGTGGTTTCTGCGGAGAAGGATGAACATTAAAACTTTACTCCACGTCACCCAGCCCCTTAGTCACTTCTTACCATCATCGACGGGCAACGTTGAGTCGCTGCTGAACGGATCCCCGCTGGTAATGCTTTCTTCGGGAATTTTGGGCTCTGGTTTCGGTGGTGGAGGCGCTATCTCTTGGCCCACTATTTTCGACAGTCGGTTGCTGGAGTTTTCCAATATCTTCCTTCGTCGCGCTTCCCTCCGTGCGGCCAGAATGTCTTCCTGCGTtttgggctgctgctgctgctgctgctccaccgATTCTGATGAAGCTGTTTCGCCATCCATTTCGTATTGTGGTTGTGATTATTGGACAGCGGCTTTGTTTAAGCGAATGCACATTGCTCTCCCGCGGGCGGAATGTGCTCGTTTTTCTTCCACTACCACAAGTACCGGAGAGGAAAAAGAATGTATTTTGATTGCTTCGTTTTGTTGCCGTCTTCTGCATCCACGAGTTTTGACGTTGTGTGACAGTTGGGAAAAGGCTTTTCGAACGGCCGCCGCTGTcaccagagtgaccagaaataccgatttatctgtattcctaccgattttttttatatgcctaccgattcacagatgaccgccctaaaactaccgattttccatttatcctaccgaaaatcacagatatttaattttacagtcgtttaagcttaatctgtggcgcttgggatgctgtttcaaggattgctaacctcattt
Coding sequences within:
- the LOC120900667 gene encoding PCI domain-containing protein 2 homolog yields the protein MYLHDYLNKIMRVWNAYEGQAVARFLSLQDFHVNDPNLYKENPDAAVSRQLPSPLDEIVSAHLKVVYHLMRSDPPNYAEAYRFQTGCIQAVVKLLQQMKEENWILPIMYVVSIDLRLLAAKCEQQTKSSKCGEILEKAAESLMSCFRVCAGDTRSSDEDTKRLGMLNLVNQLLKVYFRINKLHLCKPLIRAIDSSNFKDSFTLAQRITYKYFAGRKAMYDSDFKNAEEYLSFAFDNCPRRFTKNKRLILIYLTPVKMLLGYMPRKEVLERYNVLQFHDLASAVKEGNVRRFDEAIRRHEMFFINAGVYLIVEKMKILTYRNLFKKVHQILQTHQIDMNAFQTALQFSGAEDVSMDETHCIVANLIYEGRIKGYISYQHNKLVISKQNAFPSVVAA
- the LOC120902039 gene encoding transcription factor A, mitochondrial; the encoded protein is MQLNAVARLFYSPRLLLSTRQPGSLSSVPSCGLHATATLNDAGTATKSVPEKPKRPMNTYIRFAQSIRSSLASANPQASPTDISKLAAVKWQSLDQATKAKLEEEYKREQAVWLQKNAKYLSQLTDAQKAEIKLERQQRNEGKVKREQKRMLKELGRPKRPMNAYLRFCAQNKPAPGLSKEDNKMQMKNLGMQWKRLPEGERERYTKEAEAEMKRYQEEMKVWEDKMLAAENVIAVRKKNVLLPPSPASVKAKKGGIPVVDSAPVAKPKKPTSAARP
- the LOC120902038 gene encoding uncharacterized protein LOC120902038, coding for MDGETASSESVEQQQQQQPKTQEDILAARREARRRKILENSSNRLSKIVGQEIAPPPPKPEPKIPEESITSGDPFSSDSTLPVDDETTSESLYGVYPDPQDERLEYISPQVEALLANSGLNDDSFLNALTGGGGAGSSVPNGDIFHLLNTLNQAQPANGRLFDGAASTQRRAAGSQQQPSASSPSNSRFARALRTKVHLVVASIVAYLLFATGNEAYIGGNVFLPLLAWELIELLMIGSVEPAGGQQLLGIVFMLGGIPMKTSQTVMKLMNTVNKVMKDVAFFMFFFVLTHLLWSRLWLGIELRYVLGYDQLETVS